The Medicago truncatula cultivar Jemalong A17 chromosome 7, MtrunA17r5.0-ANR, whole genome shotgun sequence genome includes the window tattttattattgtaacaGGACAATATTTTCGCGtttaaaaagaattaatttaaAGGGATCGTCAGCTTTCGCGTGTACACCTTACAAATTCAAAACTCCGTTTGAAAACTAATCAATTTACGtgcaaaaagttatttttagtagaaattttaatttaaaggtACCGTCGGCTTTCGCGCGCCCATTACCGTATTTTAAACTCATAGACGCCCGCTTTCGCGTGTACGCCAACAATGAAAGGAATTGGAATTGAATTAATTGAGCCTTTGTCAATCACGGCAACAGGGAAAATAAATGGCAGCTACGTGTATCACTCCCAGCAATAGATATTGGAATTGAACACCAATTCATAAACCCCAGCAACCGTGACCAATTGAAAAACTCAGCAGCACGGTATTAATCGATACAACAGGCAACCAAACACACCAGCAATATAAATCATCGAATACAATTGTCAAGCATGTACGTGAAACAGCACAACGAACAAcaggaagaaaaagaagaagaaaaaagaagataataGATGAAACTGGAATATGGAATCGAAATAGTACTTCTTAATTCAAAATTGCAAGTACCAAGGTTCTGAAATTGTACGTAACAATAACAAATAGACTGAAAGCTTCTAAAAAGCAGTTTCTAAATTGCTGAATTTATCTCTATAAAGCTTGGTGTCCACAAGTGAGTTTTCCAGGTTTATTTATAGGCTGAAATCTGCCCTGAAGTGCTTCTGATCATGTCTTAAGTAGTGGAAAAAATGATGGAAGTGGGCAAACGGCTTCTGAAACGTGGGGGAAGGAATTGGTCAGGCTTTTACTTCCCACTAACTTCTGACTTTTTAaccttcttttccttttttaccctttcttttcttttttcgctgaatttcatcattttgacgCGCGGAGACCTTTAACCGATAAATACCTGAAATAGACACATACAACAttgcaaaaatttataaaatcaaaatcaaaaaatgtGTAAGACGAGTCAAAATAATAGTGCATTTTATGTGTTATCAGCATACCATCTATGATAGCAGGCAGCACGGAAAGAGTATCCATCCCGAACAGATGCTGTTTGATGGGAACAATTTCGAAGTGCAGCTAAGACCTGAAGTTTGTTCAGGTGATAGAGCGACGCAACATTACATCAAATAGGTTAAATTAAACAAGATAAAATTACCTCATCAAAGAGCGACGCTATATTAAATTTTGATCGCAGCGAATATGTGATAAATAGTCAAGTCTAGTTCTACTGAAGTATCTAATAAGTCACATAACAACCTCATAATTTCGTTTCATTAATCAAAGTACATACAATTTTAGATGCTAGTCTTTCATAGAATGACCACCAACAACAGATAGTACATGCATATGCTGCAGTAATGCTGGCGAGTAAGGAAGAGCTTGTTAATAAGCCTTCAATTAGGTTTATGAAGCCAATTTTTCGTCCAAGAAAAAAACAAACCGAAACAACATAGTTTTTACCTTTTTCTACATTTGTTAGGTTaggttgatgaagaaaatatggaggaaaaagagtgaaaagaagataaaaattaatagaaaataaaacagtCTAGTAGTTTTGTAtgagaaaaaatgataattaagaGCTAACCGTTATCTTAAGTCTTAACAGAGATTAGCCATGTTAGCATTAGAGGGTGTGGTTTATGTCACTTTAGAGAAACAAAAAGGGTGTGGTTTATATCAATTGGATCTAATCCAACCTTatggatattattattattgcttCTTATCACTCAATAGACATTATCACACATAAGACTGAGTTAATAGTTAACTAGGATtgtcaaaaaaagttatttactTAACTAGGATTGTAAAATTGATACACttactcatttatttaatttttaagaaagaattattcatttattttatttacttaatcTTACACCACACTAGTTTTAAAATTGAGGAAGtaagtaacaatttttttttttttaagaaacaaaaatggaatttatATTCACAGAAACAAAGACTTCTCCTTGGCACAAGGCGTACTAAAAAGGGCTCACAAAGTTATACAGTATCCGTCACAATAAGAAGAATAATAGTTAGCCGATACCCAGACATGTCAAGGGGTTCGACCACCGCTGCTGACACCCAAAAACAAAAGAGGCATTATTAGCCCTCAACCACCCGTAGGAATGAAATTTAACCTTCTCCAATAGTTCTAAAGAGGAACTATGAGAATTATTAAATAACCTATTATTACGCTCATTTCAAACTAGCCAAATTAACTGCATAAAAGATCGACGCTCCCTCAGACCACCAAAGTAATTTGTAAAATGGACAAAATGATCAGGAATACTCTGATGGTCTACACCAGAAACGTCTATCCAAAATCGAACATGCTGCCAAAGAGAACTAGATATATGACACTGTAAAAACAAATGCTGAGCTGTTTCAACCTGTCCACAACCTGCCAAGCAAGATGAGCTTGCGCCTGTAATGATGTCGCGGCCAAGAAGGTTGTCTTTTGTAGGCAACCTGTTAAGAAGTAACCGCCACGCTAAAATGGAAACCTTCACCGGGACCTTAGAGTGCCAAATCAGATTGTCAGAAGTATGTAGCAATGGAGGATCATGAGAAGTGAGCAAAAGGTATGTTGAGCGCACCGAGTAGCCCCCCACAACATCAGGAAGCCATTGCCAACGATCTGAAACATCTACCTGCAAAACAACGTTAGAAAGTAACGTCATACACTCCTCTAACATCTCTTCCTCCCACACCCACAACCTCCTCCTCCACTGCCAAGCATTCCCTTCCTCCCCCCAACCTAGAGAAAACATAGTTGCAACCGAAAGCAACTTGTTCTCCGCCAAATCAAACAACCGCCTAAAGCGCCGACAAAAAGGCAACTCTCCCAACCACCGGTCGTACCAAAATGAGGTATGAACCCCATCTCCCACCTTTCTCGACACCATCTCCCGGAACCACCCTGCATCATCACCACCAACTCCATCTCTAATCCAGTAAGTAACAAATATTAACTCACTAACCtttctatttttgttggatttggGAGACCTTGTCTGCCCTGAATGATTCCAGCAACTTTCCATTGATACCAATGATAGGTGTCGTCAGGAATAAGACAGCAAGAAGATTTACTTGATATATTAGGATTATACTTTCTTATATCTTCAATTGTCAATGCTCCTAAAATTGGCATATCCTCACGATAACACCCTCTTTTTGGCGTATGATTTTATGATTCAACCAACCAACTGGAAAGGCTTGTATCTACCCCAATTTTACCCCATATTAATAATTGTGTGCATTTGaccaaaataacaaataaatattgtgttttaagtcattatatttcaatatacaTTCATGACAATTATTTAACAACCAATAGTTAACTAGGATTGTAAAATTGATAcacattcatttatttatttacttaatcTTACACCAGACACTTGTTTTAAAATTGAGGAAGTAAGTAACAAAAATTAACTCACTTACCtttctatttttgttggatttggATAGGGATATAAATGGATATTCATGGATGTAGATAGTCTAATATACGTGTCCGTTTCATTGGATAAATATGAAATCCGTACCCTATCCGCGCGGATATCCGTTTAGCAGGTAATCCGTAGATTTTTAAGTATCCATAATAGGTTAGATATCCATGAATaacatttatacaaaaaattgttaatatttttttgctaaaatttaaaaacaaaagttcATCACatgcattttcctttttttttttttagcaaaacataatATACATACattacaacaataacaataaagatccttgactcaacaaaaacataaataaaggtTAAAGGTATTAAAGTTTTTTGCTTAAGAAGTTGAAAGATATTAAGgttatttatgtatttagtaAGTTTAATAGCGGGCATGGATATTTGTGGGTGCGGATACCATTAAATCCACTTTCGTATCCATTAATTAATGGGTAGTtaaaatatctatttattttatctaaGGATATCCATTAAGGTATCCGTTCCGTGTCCGTGGCGGATTTTATCCGCGGATATCCACATATGCAGATTTTTTTGCCATCCCTAGATTTGGAAGATCTTGTCTCCTCTGAAtgaggaatgatatttgtacaaccactctTTAACAACTTTTGGAACAAccctctctctcatactcacatgtgtTTTAATTCtctatcttcttctttctctctctattgtttttatccgataagaagaaaggaaaagtggttgtcacaaaaattgtctagaattggttgtacaaatatcattcctcgCTCTGAATTATTCCAGCAGTTTTCCATTAGTAGCAATGATGTCGTCAGGAATAAGATTGTTAGAAGATTTGTTTGACATTAGTACCAATAAGATTCCAGCAGCTTTCCATTAGTACGAATGATTTTGACCttcaaaatttagtttttattaaattttactccgttcgttttaaaataaatgtgtttAAGATTTTTATGCGCAATATCAAGAAAtacaatgattaaaagaaaaagaatattcattttatcaaattatccctattaattattgaaaaataaaataaaaataatgttttaagaCTAGTGTATTGAGGGATACtattggaaaaatatatttaatgttaaattgaaaataattttttttgctaaattataaatatttaaaaaagatcAGTATGCTTTAAGTATAATATCTAAAACTTATATTGGTATAGAAAATATAAAGTGAAAATTGAGACCACAAAGCCGGTTTTATTTTTCCTTGACAATTAACTGCGGAaggtattttggtattttatgtGTTTCTCACTCATCAGCAATTTCCAAGGAATAGAGCCAGTCGAGGGTTAGGTTAGGATTATGATTGCCGCTACGCTaacaaaattcattcattcagtTGCGAGAATCTCACCTGTCTGATTCAACCTTCTTGCACGCACAGCTTCTTCTTCGGTCAGTGAGTTCTCACATCTCACAATTCTCTTATTTCGATTGCTGGTAGTGTCACTTAATTTTGctctaactttttattttgttcaaatttaatttcttataaGTGCATCATAATTAGcaagtttatatatataatgaatgATTTACACAGAAAATCGAGGCACGTAGAAAATTAATAATCCATGCAGGTTGGGTTAGTTTAGGATTACGCAATATTGCTGCTGGCCGCTGCAACATTCGTTCACAATTTTCTTAtttcaagttttatttttctttcaactttaatTTCTCATCTGTTGTTGGAATCCAAACACATGTAAAAGCTGATGCTATTTGTAAGCTAATATAGCATAATTGGCAGAGTTAATTACgaaaattaacattaaatttaggtatacatatatatttcaggTGCATTGTGAGTTGTGACTATTTTCTTTTGGACTATAAAATGGATGATCGCATTAGTGAATTGCCTGACGACATCTTGTGTGATATGCTCACAACATTATCCATGAAAGATTTGTTGAAATCCAGTATACTGTCTAAAAGGTGGTCCAAACTTTGGGGTTCAAGGAGAGATCTCTACTTTGATGTCTTCAATGTGTTTGGAAGCAGCGAGAAGGAACTACAAAAAACTGGGTATCTCATTGATGTCACTAGTCGCTTTTCTGTTGATAGATGTATCGATTTGTATAAGACTAAGGATGAATTTGTAAAACGAGTAGATCAATTTGTCAAGAATTTTCCTGGCACAGTGATCAATTCTTTCCTAGTGAGCTTCTATTTAAATTGTGAACAAAGCAACACAATTGATCAATGGATAAGTTTTGCAATTGCAAAGGGAGTTGGAATGATCGATTTACTCTTTCTTGGAGAGCCTTATCCAGCTCACCCTAATCCTCACCCAGATCCAAGCAAACGTTACAAATTTGCCTTTGACTTATTTTCGGAGACTACTGCTTCTGCTCTAAAACATCTACGTCTTGAATGTTGTATTGTTTGCAATCCAACCAATTGTGACTTTATTCCATTCAAGAATTTGACATATCTTTCACTTAATGAAGTAAAAGTGGATGAAATGTTCATAGAAAGTTTGTTATCTAATTGTGGACTGCTTGAAGAGCTTTGCTTAGTTTATTGTGAGTTCAAATTATCAATACCAAAGATAGTAAATTcatggcttaatacatgctccggtctcttaacttattttaatttctcagtttagtcccttaactattaaatgtTTCGATTTGGTCCTTATCTTTGTTTTCTACATCGATTTGgttcaattttattaattttaaatccctaaaaaataaGATCGTTGGATAAAGGAAGTTCATCATATCTAACCGTGTACCACCAACATCTAAGtatctgaaatttaattttaaaaataatataaattcatttatattaatttagaaataaaaaatttctaaaaaattggaaaattaattttcgaaaattaaaaaaaatctaaaaattttgaaaaaaattcaggagttttttttaaaaaaaaatctggaaaattacttttaatttggaaagaaaaatctgaactttttcgaaatatattttctaataattaaccaaaatggatttttgttaattataattcagattttatttcgaaaataaaaatattttaaaaaattcaggaatttaattttcaatatacaaaaaaagcaaaaattcaaaagtttaaaaaaaaatgtcagatttttttcgaaaaaaagtttttaaattttttttctacaaaattaaaattttggaaaatattttaacttttaataatctatacaaatttagaaaaaattcagattatttttttcaaaaattttatttcagaattacaattattttaaaagtccagattattatttaaaaaaaaaatcagattactttaaaaatcatttttttacgaTTTTGGCTGATTGTAACAAAAAGCCATTTTGgctaattattagaaaatatatttcgaaaaagttcagatttttctttccatattaaaattaattctccaggtttttttaataaaaaaatcctgaattttttttattttcgaaaattaatttcccaatttttttgaattttttatttctaaattaatataaatgaatttatattatttttaaaaattaatttcagaTACTTAGGTGTTGATGATACATGGTTAAATATGATGAACTtcctttatccaacggtcttgttttttagggatttaaaattaataaaattggaCCAAATCGATGTAGAAAACAAAgataaggaccaaattgaaacatttaatagttaagagactaaactaagaaattaaaataagttaagggacggagggatgtattaagcctaaattcATCCTTATGTCATCTCAAGGTTACAAATTGCTATAAGGTATCTAACAATAGTCGGACATTTGTAAACTTGATGTTAGTGGACTGCCTTAAACTCTCCTCATTAGAGTATCGTGGAAAAAATGGTTTGTATATCTAGAACATTAATACCCATGCATTGAAGAACATTATCTCCTCCATTTCGTTGAAAGAAGATCTTAATTCATTTGCTCTCTGCGCAACTTTTCCCGAACTTGAAATTATgcatttggatatatatatatatatatatatatatatatatatatatgaaggtTAGTCATAAAGTATTGGAAGAgtgagttttatttatttatttttttacatttcttttcttttgaatttataAATTGAATCGTGCACGTCATTGGTCAGGTCCCAGCTTCCATAAAAATAACTCAATCGTTCAGACATCTTAAACAACTGGACTTCATCATTGATTGGTACACTTTAAATGACAATGATGATGACGGTGATGAGTGTAGTCTTTTGTGGattttaaacatccttcaagctTCTCCTCTTCTGCAGAAACTCTCTGTCATGGTGAGTGAACATAGTTGATATATACAAATGCTTTACTTTTATTTAACATTCAAAATCTTACTTTTAATATGATTCTCTAAGGAGTTTAACGCTTcctatgaaatattttatttttataattttactaacttttgttatttgtttagATAATTTTATTAGATATCTT containing:
- the LOC11429809 gene encoding F-box/FBD/LRR-repeat protein At1g13570, which gives rise to MDDRISELPDDILCDMLTTLSMKDLLKSSILSKRWSKLWGSRRDLYFDVFNVFGSSEKELQKTGYLIDVTSRFSVDRCIDLYKTKDEFVKRVDQFVKNFPGTVINSFLVSFYLNCEQSNTIDQWISFAIAKGVGMIDLLFLGEPYPAHPNPHPDPSKRYKFAFDLFSETTASALKHLRLECCIVCNPTNCDFIPFKNLTYLSLNEVKVDEMFIESLLSNCGLLEELCLVYF